The Litchfieldia alkalitelluris genome has a window encoding:
- a CDS encoding four-helix bundle copper-binding protein produces the protein MSHTYGTTPHLHSQVPYEHLLKTVQHCEATCEHMISMLVNHEDAFMRRQQIQLLRDCADICTLMSKYLARGTQLSKSLAQYCSYVCELCGSTCAQFPDPHSQNCAQTCLHCAQECKAFAL, from the coding sequence ATGTCACACACTTATGGAACAACACCACATCTTCATTCACAAGTGCCTTATGAGCATCTGTTAAAAACTGTTCAACACTGTGAAGCTACTTGTGAACACATGATTAGTATGTTAGTTAATCATGAGGATGCTTTTATGAGAAGACAACAAATCCAGTTACTTAGAGACTGTGCAGATATTTGCACATTAATGAGTAAATATTTAGCTAGAGGTACACAGTTATCTAAATCACTAGCTCAATATTGTTCATATGTTTGTGAACTTTGTGGAAGCACCTGTGCACAATTTCCTGACCCACACTCACAAAACTGTGCCCAGACTTGCTTACACTGTGCACAAGAATGTAAAGCCTTTGCTCTTTAA
- a CDS encoding YjcZ family sporulation protein, giving the protein MSGSVATGGYGAGFALIVVLFILLIIVGTAYVGY; this is encoded by the coding sequence ATGAGTGGTTCAGTAGCAACAGGTGGATATGGTGCAGGTTTTGCACTAATTGTCGTGTTATTTATCCTATTAATTATTGTAGGAACTGCTTATGTAGGTTACTAA
- a CDS encoding DUF5634 family protein yields MEFQSREEVIRDLQKQMPSIMDEFDVEEIGVYEEEGEGNHYYMGYTVRKNGHVYMINTPYVKNDKKELTQAEETWTIQEEEGESKGYRSLNEVFQKINEKTLH; encoded by the coding sequence ATGGAATTTCAAAGCAGAGAAGAGGTTATAAGAGACTTACAAAAACAAATGCCTTCAATTATGGATGAATTCGATGTTGAAGAAATTGGGGTATATGAGGAAGAGGGGGAAGGCAATCACTATTATATGGGCTATACCGTTAGAAAAAATGGACATGTTTATATGATTAATACCCCTTATGTGAAAAACGACAAAAAAGAACTAACCCAAGCTGAAGAAACATGGACCATTCAAGAGGAAGAAGGAGAATCAAAAGGATATCGCTCTTTAAATGAAGTATTTCAAAAAATAAATGAAAAAACTCTACATTAA
- a CDS encoding FdhF/YdeP family oxidoreductase: MGDTKHQGPIKATKAIRPEFWVSPVPFGLGKVKPQHFRDTGKIIWENRDNLAYAGKILTKGVCDGCALGVSGLYDQTLKGPHACTTRFNVLRLNTAPAIKADILHSDIDELRKYDSTELRKLGRIPYPLIRRKGERTFSRLTWDEAMTMIADKMKKLNPRNYAFYLTSRGITNESYYVAAKVSRFLGANNIDNASRICHAPSKTALKRSIGVGASTSNYQDWFGADVLLFFGSVASNASPVSTKYMLEAKKRGAKIIVVNPYKEPAMDQYWIPSNAESALFGTKVADDFYQVNIGGDIAFMHGIIKHWFDMEKNKYGSAINHEFVQEHVNHYKELKGHVQKQSWNSIIKSSGITKERIIELSELLAKSKNAVYIWALGLTMHTFATDNISQVANLALLRGHLGRRNSGLMPFRGHSSVQGAGEMGADPFVLPGGGFDEKNIKRMEKIWGFDIDRWQGDIVGVTLENIVLPEDHERKIKLYYMSGGNFLETMPDPDFIEKALSELEIRVHQDIILNTSTLLDAKEAVIVLPAKTRYEQDGGGTSTSTERMVYFSPQLDGNKNHIEEARSEWKIYVDLAKRVNPDKAHLINFKSGQEIRDEIAITNTDYEGIQHLKKQGDVFQWGGAWLCEDGVCPTPDGKGNLISVDIPDLHKKEGQFVLTTRRGKQFNSMVYKDKDPFNNSERYDVLISKDDAHKLSIAEGEGVVVYNGYGVFQGKAKFANIAKGNLGVHFPEGNFLLPKGRYDKFAGTPDYNITVTIEKAERFNARKDAQYYEKRIADLEVDSPA; the protein is encoded by the coding sequence ATGGGAGATACAAAACATCAAGGACCAATTAAGGCTACAAAAGCAATCCGTCCTGAATTTTGGGTGAGCCCTGTTCCATTTGGTCTTGGCAAAGTAAAGCCGCAACACTTCCGCGATACTGGAAAAATCATATGGGAAAATAGAGATAACCTTGCATACGCCGGAAAAATCCTTACAAAAGGTGTATGCGATGGATGTGCATTAGGCGTTTCAGGTCTTTATGACCAAACTCTTAAAGGTCCACATGCCTGTACTACACGATTCAATGTGTTACGTTTAAATACAGCTCCTGCCATTAAAGCAGATATCTTACATTCTGACATTGATGAATTAAGGAAATATGACAGTACGGAACTAAGAAAGTTAGGTCGTATTCCTTACCCACTTATCCGTCGTAAAGGTGAAAGAACATTTTCTCGTTTAACTTGGGATGAAGCAATGACAATGATTGCTGATAAAATGAAGAAGTTAAATCCAAGAAACTATGCGTTCTACCTTACTTCTAGAGGTATTACAAATGAATCTTATTATGTAGCTGCTAAGGTATCACGTTTTCTAGGAGCTAACAATATTGACAATGCTTCACGTATTTGCCACGCTCCAAGTAAAACTGCTCTGAAGCGTTCTATTGGTGTTGGTGCCTCTACTTCAAATTATCAAGATTGGTTTGGTGCAGATGTTCTATTATTCTTTGGTAGTGTAGCGTCAAATGCTTCTCCTGTTTCAACAAAATACATGCTTGAAGCAAAGAAACGCGGTGCTAAAATCATTGTTGTGAATCCTTACAAAGAACCAGCAATGGATCAATATTGGATTCCTTCTAATGCAGAGTCTGCTTTATTTGGAACAAAAGTGGCAGATGATTTCTATCAAGTAAATATTGGTGGAGATATTGCTTTCATGCACGGTATCATCAAGCACTGGTTTGATATGGAAAAAAACAAATACGGCTCCGCAATTAATCATGAGTTCGTTCAAGAACATGTGAATCATTATAAAGAATTAAAAGGTCATGTGCAAAAACAATCCTGGAATTCTATTATAAAATCTTCAGGAATTACAAAAGAAAGAATTATCGAATTATCAGAGCTTTTAGCAAAAAGCAAAAACGCAGTTTATATTTGGGCATTAGGGTTAACAATGCATACTTTTGCAACAGACAATATCTCTCAAGTTGCTAATCTAGCATTACTACGTGGACATCTAGGTCGAAGAAACAGTGGTTTAATGCCATTCCGTGGTCACTCTTCTGTACAAGGTGCTGGGGAAATGGGGGCTGATCCATTTGTTTTACCAGGTGGTGGCTTTGATGAGAAGAATATTAAACGGATGGAAAAGATCTGGGGTTTTGATATAGATAGATGGCAAGGAGACATTGTTGGAGTTACGCTTGAGAACATTGTCCTTCCTGAGGATCATGAACGCAAAATTAAGCTCTATTACATGTCTGGAGGTAATTTCTTAGAAACAATGCCAGACCCGGATTTTATTGAAAAAGCATTATCTGAACTAGAGATTCGTGTTCATCAAGATATTATATTAAATACGTCAACATTACTTGATGCAAAAGAGGCGGTTATCGTATTACCTGCAAAGACTCGTTATGAGCAGGATGGCGGCGGTACCTCGACATCAACAGAACGTATGGTTTATTTCTCTCCTCAACTTGATGGAAACAAAAACCATATTGAGGAAGCCCGCTCAGAATGGAAAATTTATGTCGATCTCGCGAAACGTGTTAATCCTGACAAAGCCCATTTAATTAATTTTAAATCAGGCCAAGAAATTCGTGATGAAATTGCCATTACTAACACTGATTATGAGGGAATTCAACACTTAAAGAAACAAGGTGATGTATTCCAGTGGGGTGGTGCTTGGTTATGTGAAGATGGAGTATGCCCAACTCCGGACGGAAAAGGCAACTTAATTTCTGTTGATATTCCAGACTTACACAAAAAAGAAGGCCAATTTGTTCTTACTACTCGTCGTGGGAAGCAATTTAACTCAATGGTCTATAAAGACAAGGATCCATTTAACAATTCTGAGCGCTATGATGTGCTCATTAGTAAAGATGATGCTCATAAGTTAAGTATTGCTGAAGGTGAAGGTGTAGTTGTTTATAATGGCTATGGGGTTTTCCAAGGAAAAGCTAAATTTGCAAATATCGCTAAAGGGAATTTAGGTGTTCACTTCCCTGAAGGAAACTTCCTATTGCCAAAGGGAAGATATGATAAATTTGCGGGAACTCCGGACTATAACATTACTGTTACCATTGAAAAGGCAGAGCGTTTTAATGCACGCAAAGATGCTCAATACTACGAAAAACGCATCGCTGATTTAGAAGTTGATTCTCCTGCTTAA
- a CDS encoding DUF2294 domain-containing protein: MNKYEAEFSNLVRAFRKKHMGKGPSKITTTFCKKWAICEMEGNLSPVEKFIATGEDGKQMLRAARTEMVKELYRKTPPVEMEELLQCKFIELFVDIDIEKDFGMSIFVFDEDIEQKFS, encoded by the coding sequence ATGAATAAATATGAAGCCGAATTTAGCAATTTGGTACGAGCCTTCAGAAAAAAACATATGGGCAAAGGGCCTAGTAAGATTACAACCACTTTTTGTAAAAAGTGGGCGATATGTGAAATGGAAGGTAATCTCTCCCCTGTTGAAAAATTTATTGCAACCGGTGAAGATGGTAAACAAATGCTAAGAGCCGCTAGAACTGAAATGGTCAAAGAACTATATCGCAAAACACCTCCTGTTGAGATGGAGGAATTGTTACAATGTAAGTTTATAGAACTTTTTGTTGATATTGATATAGAAAAAGATTTTGGGATGTCAATCTTCGTGTTTGATGAAGACATCGAACAAAAGTTTTCTTAA
- a CDS encoding L-lactate MFS transporter encodes MNKTKNRWLIALAAVGIHISIGSVYAWSVFTNPLIEKFGWELKSVSFTFSIAILFLGLSAAFMGHFVEKHGPRKSGIVSATFFGLGLIGSGFATSIESLPLLYLTYGVFGGIGLGVGYITPVSTLVKWFPDRRGLATGLAIMGFGFAAMIASPIMAMLIGSVGISNTFYTLGIIYFVIMIASALYLERPPVGYMAHLQNDTKKANTDLSQLTANEAVKSRRFWYLWVMLFINVTCGIAVLSVASPMAQEIAGLSAAAAATMVGIMGVFNGFGRIGWASISDYIGRPNVYTAFFAIQIVTFFVLPNVTHAILFQAILFLILTCYGGGFASIPAYIGDLFGTKQLGAIHGYILTAWAAAGLAGPIIAAWIRETTNSYSGTLSIFGFMFIVALLVSVVIRVDIKKLQEANALERKAS; translated from the coding sequence ATGAACAAAACAAAAAATCGCTGGTTAATCGCCTTAGCAGCTGTAGGAATTCATATTTCTATTGGTTCTGTTTATGCCTGGAGCGTATTTACAAACCCACTTATTGAGAAGTTTGGTTGGGAATTAAAATCTGTATCTTTTACGTTTAGTATCGCTATTCTTTTCTTAGGATTATCAGCTGCTTTTATGGGACATTTTGTTGAAAAACATGGTCCAAGAAAGTCTGGTATTGTTTCTGCAACGTTCTTTGGTTTAGGCCTTATCGGATCTGGATTTGCGACAAGTATTGAGTCCTTGCCTTTACTTTATTTAACATATGGGGTATTTGGGGGAATAGGACTTGGGGTAGGTTATATTACACCTGTTTCAACGCTGGTAAAATGGTTCCCTGATCGCCGTGGTCTTGCAACTGGACTTGCCATTATGGGCTTTGGCTTTGCAGCAATGATTGCTAGTCCAATTATGGCTATGTTAATTGGATCAGTTGGAATTTCAAACACATTTTACACATTAGGCATTATTTATTTTGTCATTATGATTGCTTCAGCACTTTACTTAGAAAGACCGCCAGTTGGATATATGGCTCATCTACAAAATGATACTAAAAAGGCTAACACTGATCTTTCACAATTAACTGCTAATGAAGCAGTTAAATCAAGACGTTTCTGGTATCTATGGGTCATGTTATTTATTAATGTGACATGTGGTATTGCAGTTTTATCTGTCGCCTCTCCAATGGCACAGGAAATAGCTGGACTTTCGGCCGCTGCTGCTGCGACAATGGTTGGTATAATGGGTGTTTTTAATGGGTTTGGCCGCATTGGTTGGGCCTCTATCTCAGATTATATTGGTCGTCCTAATGTATACACTGCGTTTTTCGCGATTCAAATCGTTACATTCTTTGTATTACCGAATGTAACACATGCGATCCTTTTTCAAGCAATCCTTTTCTTAATCCTTACTTGCTATGGTGGTGGATTTGCTTCAATTCCAGCTTACATCGGAGACCTATTTGGAACAAAACAACTTGGTGCCATTCACGGTTATATTTTGACAGCTTGGGCTGCAGCTGGACTAGCTGGTCCGATTATCGCAGCATGGATTCGTGAAACAACAAATAGTTACTCAGGAACTCTAAGTATTTTCGGATTTATGTTTATCGTTGCCCTTCTTGTCTCAGTTGTGATTCGTGTAGATATTAAAAAGCTACAAGAAGCAAACGCCCTAGAGCGTAAGGCTAGTTAA